GTTTCATATGCTCCTGCAGTAGGATAGATGGAAGTGAACTGTCAGGGAAGATACCTGACTTTATTGGGAACTGGACCAACATTACGACATTGTGAGTATTTACTTTGTTCCATTTATCTGCTAATGTGTCCTCGAGCACAAGCTGAATGGAATTCCATTTTCCTTTCCCTCTTGCTTTCCTAACAGTGGTATATTTCTCTTGCAGGGATTTGCAAGGAACATCCATGGAGGGTCCTATTCCCTCTACCATTTcactgttaaaaaaattaacaactttGTGAGCTTAAATTCCCTATCTTGTGGATTCACATTCAGTTCGAAGAATTTTGCCTCGTTGTTTTTCGGTAAGTCTATATTTGAGAAAACTGATTTTTTCTGTTGTCCTGATTTTTCAGGAGAATATCGGATTTGAAAGGATCCAGTTCAACTTTCCCTAATCTGAAAGATAtgacaaatatgaaaaaactgtGAGTTGAATGAGACTGATCAAATATATTGTTACAGCAATATTACATCAGTAATTgattacatattattttttactcagGATTCTGAGAAATTGCTCAATGACTGGTTCAATCCCAGAATACCTTGGAAATATGGCAGTCCTAGATACTCTGTAAGTTACTCTGATTCAAAATGACAAGATGTGTAATGTGATTGACATCACTTTACTCTATCATTTGGTTTCATTTAAAGTAAGATAAAGCAAAGTGAATCAGTAAAGGTAAAGCAATAAGTTGATTCCTTAGTTATTCTGGTTGAACAAGGATCTTTCTCAACTTTTAAGTAGCTAACAATGAAGCTCCAGCCTTTTCCTCTTTTAAAACCGAAAGTTTTGCATTTCATTTTTCCTTATTTTAGATTCTCATTGAGTAAGGTCGGGATGTTTTCAAACCAATCTTGATACGTCATATGAGATGCTATTGGTGATGTTCTACATTATAACAACGTAATAAAATATGTGAAAGATATCTTAACATTTGGAAGGAGTAGAAATTCTGCTGTATATGCTCTCTGTGAGCATGAGCTAGACCTGTATATAGTCTGCATGATTCAAAATCATGATGGTGGGGGCTCATGTTTTGAATTAGATTGCAGTGTGTTTATATTGCCCAGAGCTAATTTTATCTAGTGCTTCTTTCACgtgctttcattaatttgtaTACATTTCATTGCAGAGATCTGAGCTTTAACAAGTTGACAGGCCAGATTCCTAGCCCATTAGAGAGTTTGACAGATATAAAGTTCATGTAAGTCAATAAACGCATGCTTTCTGAAAGCACAGGATCATCGTTTCTAATATATTTCTCATAGTGACAGCTTGCTGGTTCGTGACCTGTTTATTAATGTGTAGGTTTCTGAATAACAACTTACTAACCGGAGATGTGCCTGCTTGGATACTGGGAAGCAGGAAAGACTTGTGAGTCTATTGTGAAGCTACACATGATTCTTTATACATGAAATACACCAATCTTTGTTCTCCTCAATCAACAACTATATTACCCCTGCCATGAAATTTTATTTCAGGGATTTATCTTACAACAATTTTACTGGATCAGCTGAGCAAAGTTGTCAACAGCTACCAGTGTAGGCATCATTTTTTCCCGTTACTTGTTTCTTCTCCATTGTCTCAAGTTGATTGCTAACttctattttgaaattatataggAACTTGGTTGCGAGTCATGTGTCAACTGGGAGTAACAAGTAAGTTCCTCCTTCACTAAGATGCCTTTTAAGAAATCTAGAAATTTGACTTATCGACAACCCTCATTCTTCTCTACAGGATTTCTTGGTGCTTGAACAAGGACCTTGTTTGCACAAGAAAACCTCAATGTAAGTGTGTAAAAACAGTACTCTGGTGTTTGATGAAGGTGTAATTACATAAATACAGTACTTTTTGTCCTAGGGAAGGAAGCTTATGATATTGATCCTTCGTTCTACAGACCATTCCTTGTTCATAAACTGTGGAGGGAGCAGGGAGACTGTTGGTGATAATGAATATGAAGACGACACAACTGCAGGGGGGGCAGCTGATTTTGCATCTATATTAGAAAAATGGGGTTATAGCAGTACAGGGACTTATATTGGCACTGATGACGGCGCTTACAAAGCAACAAATTCTTATGGTCTGAATGTGACCGGTGAAGGTTTTTACCAAACTGCTCGCCTTTCCCCTCAATCACTCAAGTACTATGGCCTGTGCATGCTGGCGGGCAGTTACAAAGTGCAGCTCCACTTTGCTGAAATTATGTATTCCAATAATCAGACTTTTAGCAGCCTTGGGAGGCGGATATTTGATATATCAATTCAAGTGagtaaaatgattttcaaattagCGCATTTACttgggatttttctttttatctatgATTGTATTTCTAAATAACCTCATGAGACCTACCATGTGTTATGGATCCTTTTCAAGTTTCCATAGAAAACGGTGGTAACACTCTTTAAAACCTGCATAAGTCATGCTCGGAACTTCTTCCTGCAGGGGAAGGTAGTTGAGGCAAATTTCAATATTATGGAGGAAGCTGGAGGTGTTGGTATTGGCATCACTAAGGTATATGATGGTATAATTGTTAATGGTAGCACACTGGAGATACACTTATACTGGTCAGGCAAAGGTACTACTGCTGTTCCTGACAGGGGTGTCTATGGACCTCTCATATCTGCCATTACAGTGACTCCAAGTAAGTCTTGACGAAATCAAGAGGATTTTTCGTTTCCATCAACggtcttttcatttaatttgtttctctCCTTGTAGACTTTAAGGTGGATAATGGTGGCGGATTATCAGTTGGAGCTATTATTGGCATTGTAGCTGCTTCATGTGTGCTTGCGGCATTAATTCTGCTGGTCCTCCGGAAGAAAGGTTACTTGGGAAGGAAGGACCTTGAAGATAAAGGTAAGATTAATAGCACAAGAAGAATGTGTCTTATTTGATTGTGTGCATGCTGTAAACTTTTGCTGATTTTGAGATTCTGCTCATCACAGAACTCCGTGCTCTAGATCTCCAAACTGGTTATTTCAGCCTAAGGCAAATTAAACATGCGACCAATAATTTTGACCCTGCAAATAAGATAGGAGAAGGAGGATTTGGTCCAGTTTACaaggtattttttaatgttCCAGTTTACTATTTAGTTAGGTTATGTGCTGACAAAGTGTTCTACTGTATGGGGCCTTCTTGTATAAAATCTATCACACGTGCAAAAGCTTGTGATAAAAGGGAAGCAATATCTTTTCAAACATTCTGAAATCTCAGTCTATTTTATTCCAGGGTATGTTGTCAGATGGTTCTGTAATTGCTGTAAAGCAGTTATCGGCCAAATCGAAACAAGGAAATCGTGAATTTGTGAATGAGATAGGCATGATATCTGCCTTGCAGCATCCCCATCTCGTGAAGCTGTATGGTTGTTGTATTGAAGGAAATCAGTTGTTGTTAGTGTATGAATACTTGGAAAACAATAGCCTTGCTCGGGCTCTTTTTGGTAAATGCTTGACCAACTCCTTAATGTATCagcttatatatagtctataGAATGAGAATGAGAGATTAAATTGCTTTCCTGTTCCTCTGTCTCATCTCTATCAGGTCGTGATGAACACCAGATTAAACTGGACTggcaaacaagaaagaaaatattgctGGGTATTGCAAAGGGATTAGCTTATCTTCATGAAGAGTCAAGGCTGAAGATTGTACACAGAGACATAAAGGCAACTAATGTGCTGCTTGATAAGGATCTAAATGCCAAGATATCTGACTTTGGTTTAGCTAAgcttgatgaagaagaaaacactCATATTAGCACGCGGATTGCTGGGACAATGTGAGTTCTTTCTCCCccttgttcttttaattgaatttcCTTGCTTGTGGTAAAgggataaataaatttttatcttttttggtAATGATACTTTGAACAGTATGGATATCAAATGGAAATATTGTAAAACGCAGACATATTATTTGATGGCATCTCATAACAGCAGCACAAATGATTATCGCCTTGTATATGATTGATTATACAAGGAAAagaacatataaatttattccACAAGCTCATGGCCAATACTTGCTCTTCTGGTTCTTTCTAATTTCTCTTCAGAGGTTATATGGCTCCAGAATATGCTATGAGGGGTTACTTAACAGATAAAGCAGATGTTTACAGCTTTGGAGTTGTCGTTTTAGAAATTGTCAGTGGGAAGAGCAACACGAATTACAGGCCGAAGGAGGAGTTTGTTTATCTTCTTGATTGGGTAACTTGTTCATTTCCTTTCAGAATTCTGTCAACACAATTTACATTTACACTGACCAGCAATGAGCATGATTGTAGACTGATGGAAAATGCATGTTACTGATAATTGTAGGCCTATGTCCTGCAAGAGCAAGGAAACCTTCTAGAGCTTGTGGATCCAAGCCTTGGTTCAAACTACTCAAAAATAGAGGCATTGAGGATGCTTAACTTGGCTCTCTTGTGCACCAACCCATCTCCCACTTTGAGGCCATCAATGTCTTCTGCAGTGAAGATGCTTGAGGGTCGAATTCCAGTCCAAGCTCCGATAGTCAAGCGCAGTACCATGAACCCGGATGCAAGGTTCAAAGCCTTTGAGCTTCTCTCACATGATAGTCAAACACACGTCTCAAATGGATCTCAAAGCAGTCAGACACAGAAGAGCATATCGATGGATGGACCGTGGATCGATTCTGAATTTTCTATCGAAAGTAAGGATGAGATCATAGATTCCTCATCGAGCAAGCTTCTTAAGGATCTTTACGACGTCAACTTAGATTGATCAACGGAAATTGATGAAATagtccctccttttcttttgatctgGTAGCATTCTGAGTTTGCAAATAGGATTGCTGAGTAATCAAGACATACATTTAAATGATTTGTTCTGGTATATGTTGATTCTtttgttaagaaataaaaaacattggaGAGCTTGGTCTTTCGAATTGGCATTGTCAGCAGTGTATGTCACCATTTTTCCAAATCTGCAGATTGCTTTTTGTATAGAAGCACCTTTTCATGATCCTAAAGAGCATTTGAACAAAAACTTGTCTTCCATTACATATTGAGAAGGTGGCGTATTTCTAGCAGAAAGCACGGCAATCGATGGGAAATATAGCAATTAGGTTTGGCCGTGAATTCTTCTGGTCAAGCTATGTCTTTCTTATGGTTTTAGGATTGCTAGCATCAGGATTTGTATTTGGGGGTATAGTGATGAGAAACCTGGTTGAGAAGCCTGTTCAGACAGCAGAAACCCTGAATTTCGATTTCACTAAGACTACTCCAGTAGCTTTCGCGCCCCTATTGCCTTTATATGGCATGGGTGATCTTTCTAGCCTGGTTGCTAACGACAACGTAGAAGCTGGGATGCAAGTCGGGGCTCGCATTATTCCTCATGATCACAAGCTGCAGCTCATAGTTTTCTTAGTGATACTTGGCGTATTTGAGGTATTacttctttatcctttttttcaCAGTTTCCTTAGTTATAAATCTTGAATATTGCAATACATTCATTGTCTTTCTTATCATTGAATGTTAAACCAAATAAAGGcttcttgaaatcaaaagacaTTGTCTATATCATTGGAAACTTTAAAAAGCCATCGTTATGTTTCTACAGATTCTGGGTTCCTAGGTAGTTTATTTTTCCAGAACCCAATTGCAGTGGTATTTTACACTTTGTTCTCCTTCATTTCTTCGGGTGAGGGTTGAGCTCCTGTCAGAAAGGGATAAAGTCACTGCAAGTTCAAGTCAGCCATGCATAATGCGGTTCAAAAGCCAGCCCATCTGTGTTGTTGCCGAAAGACATAGTATGAGTGGAGTATGAGTGGAGGTGATCAGACTCGAAGTCAGGATACTATTAAATCAACACCACGAGGTTCATATGGGAGGTCTTTGTGTCAGTCTTGTGGATCTATGTCACGACCCGATTctcggatccatgaccggcacataggcaaggttcccctccaaggttccaaacctatgcgaacccaaacttacatacaatcttatccttcaaaactcaatcagagttgttcaacgcagcataaacaacaaactaacttcataacataattcgattgtcttaatacaagagttcatataaaattcatagttttggagcactaacttgacataaaaagaaagatacaaattacaaccaaaagcaggttcggaaggttcaacaaaagtaacctgctatcaagctataagcctgaaaatgataaataatgagagggtgagttcaacaactcagtgagtagataacgttcaatatacacacacgaggtaatatagcaatgagaaatatatatacaagtatggctttagttcttatacgaaggtttatcgaataggccataacaagaatatcatatggtagaactcgtcagaaaatcaaaatgcaatgagcatgaggc
This genomic interval from Populus alba chromosome 1, ASM523922v2, whole genome shotgun sequence contains the following:
- the LOC118063589 gene encoding probable LRR receptor-like serine/threonine-protein kinase At1g53430 isoform X2 is translated as MAFVESLSKTASVFVFGFVVLNCFVVDNFRSHAQEVTPLLPQDEVQILQTISYKLKNNNWTTIDRTSCSSAQWKLYISDPPKNDRIQSNVTCDCTFENNTVCHVISFKLKGFNLTGVLPVEFRNLTQLREIDLSRNYLNGSIPGSLAELPNLQSLSLLANRLSGSIPREIGSFATLKSLVLEDNLLGGSLHPDLGNLKSLERLLLSANNFSGTIPDTFGNLKNLNDFRIDGSELSGKIPDFIGNWTNITTLDLQGTSMEGPIPSTISLLKKLTTLRISDLKGSSSTFPNLKDMTNMKKLILRNCSMTGSIPEYLGNMAVLDTLDLSFNKLTGQIPSPLESLTDIKFMFLNNNLLTGDVPAWILGSRKDLDLSYNNFTGSAEQSCQQLPVNLVASHVSTGSNKISWCLNKDLVCTRKPQYHSLFINCGGSRETVGDNEYEDDTTAGGAADFASILEKWGYSSTGTYIGTDDGAYKATNSYGLNVTGEGFYQTARLSPQSLKYYGLCMLAGSYKVQLHFAEIMYSNNQTFSSLGRRIFDISIQGKVVEANFNIMEEAGGVGIGITKVYDGIIVNGSTLEIHLYWSGKGTTAVPDRGVYGPLISAITVTPNNGGGLSVGAIIGIVAASCVLAALILLVLRKKGYLGRKDLEDKELRALDLQTGYFSLRQIKHATNNFDPANKIGEGGFGPVYKGMLSDGSVIAVKQLSAKSKQGNREFVNEIGMISALQHPHLVKLYGCCIEGNQLLLVYEYLENNSLARALFGRDEHQIKLDWQTRKKILLGIAKGLAYLHEESRLKIVHRDIKATNVLLDKDLNAKISDFGLAKLDEEENTHISTRIAGTIGYMAPEYAMRGYLTDKADVYSFGVVVLEIVSGKSNTNYRPKEEFVYLLDWAYVLQEQGNLLELVDPSLGSNYSKIEALRMLNLALLCTNPSPTLRPSMSSAVKMLEGRIPVQAPIVKRSTMNPDARFKAFELLSHDSQTHVSNGSQSSQTQKSISMDGPWIDSEFSIESKDEIIDSSSSKLLKDLYDVNLD
- the LOC118063589 gene encoding probable LRR receptor-like serine/threonine-protein kinase At1g53430 isoform X1, whose translation is MAFVESLSKTASVFVFGFVVLNCFVVDNFRSHAQEVTPLLPQDEVQILQTISYKLKNNNWTTIDRTSCSSAQWKLYISDPPKNDRIQSNVTCDCTFENNTVCHVISFKLKGFNLTGVLPVEFRNLTQLREIDLSRNYLNGSIPGSLAELPNLQSLSLLANRLSGSIPREIGSFATLKSLVLEDNLLGGSLHPDLGNLKSLERLLLSANNFSGTIPDTFGNLKNLNDFRIDGSELSGKIPDFIGNWTNITTLDLQGTSMEGPIPSTISLLKKLTTLRISDLKGSSSTFPNLKDMTNMKKLILRNCSMTGSIPEYLGNMAVLDTLDLSFNKLTGQIPSPLESLTDIKFMFLNNNLLTGDVPAWILGSRKDLDLSYNNFTGSAEQSCQQLPVNLVASHVSTGSNKISWCLNKDLVCTRKPQYHSLFINCGGSRETVGDNEYEDDTTAGGAADFASILEKWGYSSTGTYIGTDDGAYKATNSYGLNVTGEGFYQTARLSPQSLKYYGLCMLAGSYKVQLHFAEIMYSNNQTFSSLGRRIFDISIQGKVVEANFNIMEEAGGVGIGITKVYDGIIVNGSTLEIHLYWSGKGTTAVPDRGVYGPLISAITVTPNFKVDNGGGLSVGAIIGIVAASCVLAALILLVLRKKGYLGRKDLEDKELRALDLQTGYFSLRQIKHATNNFDPANKIGEGGFGPVYKGMLSDGSVIAVKQLSAKSKQGNREFVNEIGMISALQHPHLVKLYGCCIEGNQLLLVYEYLENNSLARALFGRDEHQIKLDWQTRKKILLGIAKGLAYLHEESRLKIVHRDIKATNVLLDKDLNAKISDFGLAKLDEEENTHISTRIAGTIGYMAPEYAMRGYLTDKADVYSFGVVVLEIVSGKSNTNYRPKEEFVYLLDWAYVLQEQGNLLELVDPSLGSNYSKIEALRMLNLALLCTNPSPTLRPSMSSAVKMLEGRIPVQAPIVKRSTMNPDARFKAFELLSHDSQTHVSNGSQSSQTQKSISMDGPWIDSEFSIESKDEIIDSSSSKLLKDLYDVNLD